From Anopheles coluzzii chromosome 3, AcolN3, whole genome shotgun sequence, the proteins below share one genomic window:
- the LOC120958310 gene encoding uncharacterized protein LOC120958310, whose protein sequence is MKRYEHVCVHGRLLGITQTMYEMWRWIVVILQLLLAEEFASGIMLTEVRVPKHTIKGHSVRLECHYDMEGEALYSVKWYKDGREFYRYVPRDDPPGTVFPQPGIIVDLLNSTSEQVVLDPIDLSSSGKYRCEVSAEAPSFQTVSDHGEMLVVVLPEEDPYITGGKPRYQIGDIVRVNCTSGRSKPAVHLAWHINGEQADGSLVKRYEPIVSGPDKLETSILGLEFRVKPKHFKRGDMKLKCLATISTVYWKSNEESVEGEKIQKAPMLESRRAVSSDTRADRVQAASGDALANKYSSGLNFTLRWLLTVLAAGRLLWPSAALP, encoded by the exons atGAAACGATATGAGCACGTATGCGTACACGGCCGGTTGTTGGGAATTACGCAAACAATGTACGAGATGTGGCGTTGGATAGTCGTCATACTGCAGCTCCTCTTGGCGGAAG AATTCGCTTCAGGTATTATGCTCACAGAGGTGCGGGTGCCCAAGCACACCATCAAGGGCCACTCGGTCCGGCTGGAGTGTCATTATGACATGGAAGGCGAAGCGCTCTACTCGGTGAAGTGGTACAAGGATGGGCGCGAATTTTATCGATATGTGCCAAGGGACGACCCGCCGGGGACGGTTTTTCCTCAGCCGGGCATCATAGTGGAT CTGCTGAACTCTACCAGCGAGCAGGTGGTGCTGGATCCGATCGATCTCTCGTCGAGCGGTAAATATCGATGCGAGGTGTCAGCCGAGGCGCCCTCCTTCCAGACGGTCTCGGATCACGGCGAAATGCTGGTAGTTG TGCTGCCCGAGGAGGATCCGTACATTACGGGCGGGAAGCCACGCTACCAGATCGGCGATATCGTGCGGGTGAACTGCACATCTGGCCGGTCGAAACCGGCGGTTCATCTGGCGTGGCACATCAATGGGGAGCAGGCGGACGGGTCGCTCGTGAAGCGGTACGAGCCAATCGTGTCCGGGCCGGACAAGCTGGAAACGTCCATACTGGGGCTGGAATTCCGTGTTAAgccaaaacatttcaaacggGGCGATATGAAGCTCAAG TGCCTCGCCACCATTTCGACCGTGTACTGGAAGAGCAACGAGGAGAGCGTCGAGGGGGAAAAGATTCAAAAAGCGCCCATGCTCGAGTCGCGCCGGGCCGTTTCGAGCGACACGCGAGCGGACCGAGTTCAAG CGGCGAGCGGCGATGCATTGGCGAATAAATATTCATCGGGCTTGAATTTTACATTGCGCTGGCTGCTCACGGTGTTGGCCGCCGGTCGTTTGCTCTGGCCATCGGCTGCGCTGCCCTAA